A window of Malania oleifera isolate guangnan ecotype guangnan chromosome 5, ASM2987363v1, whole genome shotgun sequence contains these coding sequences:
- the LOC131155388 gene encoding F-box protein At2g27310-like isoform X2, with protein MNFVFALGALSMSCGSVYLRALGQALQVGSDEQRTSMTIAACACAAFCSISKEERLWENVCSSMWPSTNREDVKSLISSVGGFRKFYADCFPLIVNKEVPDVQWNDYIEYPEEWTEAEYYGDDDGFESISPTDFVSIVDIRYKDKTVCSKVLWGIPNANGVNGWFYNCPFRIDLLTYSARDDDSEGEVTLSVSDGLPPIGSMERERKDGKLWRELRDGLRLSWIIVNRKVRQAANLASWSPLGGQRHWPTDRDFLIRFGSILPAKDILPCQVVECILLMKFRVIHTEGEGVQTTLKLAELSMQLEDMEGAHVNGRNSLLVLREALSCRRSKNYSEALESCHLYSKVQSELKEEKMRSESRLDRLCILSGIAAFVTFWSYILLNWKQ; from the exons ATGAACTTTGTTTTTGCTCTTGGAGCTCTGTCCATGTCTTGTGGTAGTGTATATCTTCGAGCATTAGGACAAGCACTGCAAGTTGGATCTG ATGAGCAGAGGACTTCTATGACAAT TGCTGCATGTGCATGTGCAGCATTCTGCTCcatttcaaaagaagaaaggcTATGGGAAAATGTATGTTCTTCTATGTGGCCGTCAACAAACAGAGAAGATGTCAAGAGTTTGATTTCATCAGTTGGTGGCTTCAGAAAATTCTATGCAGATTGCTTTCCCCTCATTGTAAACAAGGAAGTTCCTGATGTTCAATGGAATGACTACATTGAGTACCCTGAAGAATGGACAGAAGCTGAATACTATGGTGATGACGATGGATTTGAAAGCATTTCACCAACAGATTTTGTTTCTATTGTGGATATCAGATATAAAGATAAAACAGTGTGCTCAAAAGTCCTATGGGGTATTCCTAATGCAAATGGCGTCAATGGTTGGTTTTACAATTGCCCATTTCGCATTGATCTTCTCACATATTCAGCCAGAGATGATGACTCCGAAGGTGAAGTTACCCTTTCAGTTTCTGATGGTTTGCCACCAATTGGATCCATGGAACGGGAGCGGAAGGATGGGAAGCTGTGGCGGGAGCTGCGAGATGGACTTCGGcttagttggattattgtgaacagAAAAGTAAGGCAAGCTGCTAATCTTGCTAGCTGGAGCCCACTTGGTGGGCAAAGACATTGGCCGACAGACAGGGATTTCTTGATACGCTTTGGATCCATTCTTCCTGCCAAGGACATTCTTCCATGTCAAGTTGTAGAATGTATACTCCTTATGAAGTTCAGAGTGATACATACTGAGGGAGAGGGTGTTCAGACCACACTCAAATTAGCAGAACTAAGCATGCAGCTAGAAGACATGGAAGGCGCTCATGTTAATGGAAGAAACAGTTTGCTTGTTCTCAGGGAAGCACTTAGTTGTCGTAGAAGCAAGAATTACAGTGAAGCTCTCGAGTCTTGTCATTTGTATTCAAAAGTGCAGAGCGAGTTGAAGGAGGAAAAGATGAGGAGCGAAAGCAGGCTTGACAGACTATGTATATTAAGTGGCATTGCTGCATTTGTGACATTCTGGTCCTACATTTTGTTGAATTGGAAGCAGTAG
- the LOC131155388 gene encoding F-box protein At2g27310-like isoform X1, producing the protein MNFVFALGALSMSCGSVYLRALGQALQVGSDEQRTSMTMSVSQVENSASLSSDLFYDILRRLDGPTLASAACACAAFCSISKEERLWENVCSSMWPSTNREDVKSLISSVGGFRKFYADCFPLIVNKEVPDVQWNDYIEYPEEWTEAEYYGDDDGFESISPTDFVSIVDIRYKDKTVCSKVLWGIPNANGVNGWFYNCPFRIDLLTYSARDDDSEGEVTLSVSDGLPPIGSMERERKDGKLWRELRDGLRLSWIIVNRKVRQAANLASWSPLGGQRHWPTDRDFLIRFGSILPAKDILPCQVVECILLMKFRVIHTEGEGVQTTLKLAELSMQLEDMEGAHVNGRNSLLVLREALSCRRSKNYSEALESCHLYSKVQSELKEEKMRSESRLDRLCILSGIAAFVTFWSYILLNWKQ; encoded by the exons ATGAACTTTGTTTTTGCTCTTGGAGCTCTGTCCATGTCTTGTGGTAGTGTATATCTTCGAGCATTAGGACAAGCACTGCAAGTTGGATCTG ATGAGCAGAGGACTTCTATGACAATGTCAGTTTCACAAGTTGAAAATTCAGCATCATTGAGTAGTGATCTTTTCTATGACATACTGAGACGTCTTGATGGCCCAACTTTGGCTAGTGCTGCATGTGCATGTGCAGCATTCTGCTCcatttcaaaagaagaaaggcTATGGGAAAATGTATGTTCTTCTATGTGGCCGTCAACAAACAGAGAAGATGTCAAGAGTTTGATTTCATCAGTTGGTGGCTTCAGAAAATTCTATGCAGATTGCTTTCCCCTCATTGTAAACAAGGAAGTTCCTGATGTTCAATGGAATGACTACATTGAGTACCCTGAAGAATGGACAGAAGCTGAATACTATGGTGATGACGATGGATTTGAAAGCATTTCACCAACAGATTTTGTTTCTATTGTGGATATCAGATATAAAGATAAAACAGTGTGCTCAAAAGTCCTATGGGGTATTCCTAATGCAAATGGCGTCAATGGTTGGTTTTACAATTGCCCATTTCGCATTGATCTTCTCACATATTCAGCCAGAGATGATGACTCCGAAGGTGAAGTTACCCTTTCAGTTTCTGATGGTTTGCCACCAATTGGATCCATGGAACGGGAGCGGAAGGATGGGAAGCTGTGGCGGGAGCTGCGAGATGGACTTCGGcttagttggattattgtgaacagAAAAGTAAGGCAAGCTGCTAATCTTGCTAGCTGGAGCCCACTTGGTGGGCAAAGACATTGGCCGACAGACAGGGATTTCTTGATACGCTTTGGATCCATTCTTCCTGCCAAGGACATTCTTCCATGTCAAGTTGTAGAATGTATACTCCTTATGAAGTTCAGAGTGATACATACTGAGGGAGAGGGTGTTCAGACCACACTCAAATTAGCAGAACTAAGCATGCAGCTAGAAGACATGGAAGGCGCTCATGTTAATGGAAGAAACAGTTTGCTTGTTCTCAGGGAAGCACTTAGTTGTCGTAGAAGCAAGAATTACAGTGAAGCTCTCGAGTCTTGTCATTTGTATTCAAAAGTGCAGAGCGAGTTGAAGGAGGAAAAGATGAGGAGCGAAAGCAGGCTTGACAGACTATGTATATTAAGTGGCATTGCTGCATTTGTGACATTCTGGTCCTACATTTTGTTGAATTGGAAGCAGTAG
- the LOC131155388 gene encoding F-box protein At2g27310-like isoform X3: MTMSVSQVENSASLSSDLFYDILRRLDGPTLASAACACAAFCSISKEERLWENVCSSMWPSTNREDVKSLISSVGGFRKFYADCFPLIVNKEVPDVQWNDYIEYPEEWTEAEYYGDDDGFESISPTDFVSIVDIRYKDKTVCSKVLWGIPNANGVNGWFYNCPFRIDLLTYSARDDDSEGEVTLSVSDGLPPIGSMERERKDGKLWRELRDGLRLSWIIVNRKVRQAANLASWSPLGGQRHWPTDRDFLIRFGSILPAKDILPCQVVECILLMKFRVIHTEGEGVQTTLKLAELSMQLEDMEGAHVNGRNSLLVLREALSCRRSKNYSEALESCHLYSKVQSELKEEKMRSESRLDRLCILSGIAAFVTFWSYILLNWKQ, encoded by the coding sequence ATGACAATGTCAGTTTCACAAGTTGAAAATTCAGCATCATTGAGTAGTGATCTTTTCTATGACATACTGAGACGTCTTGATGGCCCAACTTTGGCTAGTGCTGCATGTGCATGTGCAGCATTCTGCTCcatttcaaaagaagaaaggcTATGGGAAAATGTATGTTCTTCTATGTGGCCGTCAACAAACAGAGAAGATGTCAAGAGTTTGATTTCATCAGTTGGTGGCTTCAGAAAATTCTATGCAGATTGCTTTCCCCTCATTGTAAACAAGGAAGTTCCTGATGTTCAATGGAATGACTACATTGAGTACCCTGAAGAATGGACAGAAGCTGAATACTATGGTGATGACGATGGATTTGAAAGCATTTCACCAACAGATTTTGTTTCTATTGTGGATATCAGATATAAAGATAAAACAGTGTGCTCAAAAGTCCTATGGGGTATTCCTAATGCAAATGGCGTCAATGGTTGGTTTTACAATTGCCCATTTCGCATTGATCTTCTCACATATTCAGCCAGAGATGATGACTCCGAAGGTGAAGTTACCCTTTCAGTTTCTGATGGTTTGCCACCAATTGGATCCATGGAACGGGAGCGGAAGGATGGGAAGCTGTGGCGGGAGCTGCGAGATGGACTTCGGcttagttggattattgtgaacagAAAAGTAAGGCAAGCTGCTAATCTTGCTAGCTGGAGCCCACTTGGTGGGCAAAGACATTGGCCGACAGACAGGGATTTCTTGATACGCTTTGGATCCATTCTTCCTGCCAAGGACATTCTTCCATGTCAAGTTGTAGAATGTATACTCCTTATGAAGTTCAGAGTGATACATACTGAGGGAGAGGGTGTTCAGACCACACTCAAATTAGCAGAACTAAGCATGCAGCTAGAAGACATGGAAGGCGCTCATGTTAATGGAAGAAACAGTTTGCTTGTTCTCAGGGAAGCACTTAGTTGTCGTAGAAGCAAGAATTACAGTGAAGCTCTCGAGTCTTGTCATTTGTATTCAAAAGTGCAGAGCGAGTTGAAGGAGGAAAAGATGAGGAGCGAAAGCAGGCTTGACAGACTATGTATATTAAGTGGCATTGCTGCATTTGTGACATTCTGGTCCTACATTTTGTTGAATTGGAAGCAGTAG